One Halovivax ruber XH-70 genomic region harbors:
- a CDS encoding helix-turn-helix transcriptional regulator: MSLAEVEADLSEDERAGLELVRQSGGIHQSDFWKELGVSSRKGSRIVENLVEKELVDREDAVYDGHNTYYITPTARDLDFRLLMAGDMLSPFIGEEEVDANSDAFSQWIMNLAYED, from the coding sequence GTGAGTCTCGCCGAGGTCGAAGCCGACCTGTCGGAGGACGAACGGGCCGGCCTCGAACTCGTCCGCCAGTCCGGCGGCATCCACCAGAGCGACTTCTGGAAAGAACTCGGCGTCTCCTCGCGCAAGGGGAGTCGGATCGTCGAGAACCTCGTCGAGAAGGAACTCGTCGACCGTGAGGACGCGGTCTACGATGGACACAACACCTACTACATCACGCCGACCGCGCGGGACCTCGACTTCCGCCTGCTGATGGCCGGCGACATGCTCTCGCCGTTCATCGGCGAGGAGGAAGTCGACGCTAACAGCGACGCCTTCTCGCAGTGGATCATGAACCTCGCGTACGAGGATTGA
- a CDS encoding Mrp/NBP35 family ATP-binding protein, which produces MSSPTTEDVYDALATVEDPTLGDDVVSLGLINDIEIDDETVTVSLALNTPYDEAEAHVGTAIRDAIEELGAEPDIRARVGADIGFDAEVLPRVKNVIAVSSGKGGVGKTTVAANLAAGLEKRGAMVGLLDADIHGPNVPRILPVESEPGVTPDDELVPPRSDGVRVISTGFLLENDDDPAMLRGPMVNKFMMKFFEGVEWGRLDYLVVDLPPGTGDATLNLLQAMPVTGTVIVTTPQDMALDDTRKGIEMYNEHDTPVIGVVENMSSFVCPSCGDEHRLLGDRQGVEQTLSDYEIPLVGSFPMHPDFGKTDGHGPIVKNDDSEVQSRVDETVESILGRIGEINRQRVADHRGEGENADEDAESSPVKSEYDVFD; this is translated from the coding sequence ATGAGTTCACCAACCACCGAAGACGTCTACGACGCGTTAGCTACCGTCGAGGATCCCACGCTCGGCGACGACGTCGTCTCACTCGGCCTCATCAACGATATCGAGATCGACGACGAGACGGTGACCGTCTCACTCGCGCTCAACACGCCGTACGACGAGGCGGAAGCGCACGTCGGTACCGCCATCCGCGACGCGATCGAGGAGCTTGGTGCCGAACCGGATATCAGGGCGCGCGTCGGGGCGGACATCGGATTCGACGCCGAAGTGCTCCCCCGCGTGAAGAACGTCATCGCCGTCTCCTCGGGCAAAGGCGGCGTCGGCAAGACCACCGTCGCGGCCAACCTCGCTGCCGGCCTCGAAAAGCGTGGCGCGATGGTCGGACTGCTCGACGCAGACATCCACGGCCCCAACGTCCCGCGAATCCTCCCGGTCGAGAGCGAACCTGGAGTCACTCCGGACGACGAACTCGTCCCGCCTCGGTCCGACGGCGTTCGTGTCATCAGTACCGGCTTCTTGCTCGAGAACGACGACGATCCGGCCATGCTCCGTGGCCCGATGGTCAACAAGTTCATGATGAAATTCTTCGAGGGTGTCGAGTGGGGTCGCCTCGACTACCTCGTCGTCGACCTGCCGCCAGGCACCGGTGACGCCACGCTCAACCTCCTGCAGGCGATGCCCGTCACGGGGACGGTTATCGTCACGACGCCCCAGGACATGGCACTCGACGACACCCGAAAGGGGATCGAGATGTACAACGAACACGACACGCCGGTCATCGGCGTCGTCGAGAACATGAGTTCGTTCGTCTGTCCGAGTTGTGGTGACGAACACCGGTTGCTCGGTGACCGACAGGGTGTCGAACAGACGCTCTCTGATTACGAGATCCCACTCGTCGGGTCCTTCCCAATGCATCCGGACTTCGGAAAGACCGATGGTCACGGGCCGATCGTCAAAAACGACGACAGCGAGGTCCAATCGCGTGTCGACGAGACGGTCGAGTCGATCCTCGGCCGGATCGGCGAGATCAACCGACAGCGGGTGGCCGACCATCGCGGCGAGGGCGAAAACGCCGACGAAGACGCCGAGTCCAGCCCGGTAAAGAGCGAGTACGACGTGTTCGACTGA
- the nrfD gene encoding NrfD/PsrC family molybdoenzyme membrane anchor subunit, which yields MSAETPSEADILRPVNTLTKKWVALVAIAGLAFALFLVGWAYQLQKGLVVTGLGDWGSGGGVTWGVYIGAFIWWVGIAHGGIILSAAVRLLGMERYMPVARMAELLTLGGLSAAGFYILVHMGRPDRMVTSVISHYHITVHNSPLVWDVTVITAYFVLTATYLGLTIRYDIVRLRDDLPDILEPVYKILTFGYSEAEDEIIERMVWWIAAAIIIMAPLLLHGGVIPWLFSLLATYPIWDGGIQGPMFLAIALTSAISGVTIAAAAFTRAYDWHHIITRDIFRGLLLWLGFFSLMLLWFQLQTIINGVYFPGVAALEAAHGKLHAPLYMVSMGLVAGSLMYIFAQALRPELFTKTRAIITAFAVLSATLIEKVLFVVEGFLYVQFSMYSGVPGTYVPSLIEIASILGTIGMVALIFLFVSKMIPIVELHSIEHLRGDHDEHGSTEVEA from the coding sequence ATGAGCGCCGAAACCCCATCCGAGGCGGACATCCTCCGCCCGGTCAACACGCTGACGAAGAAGTGGGTCGCTCTCGTTGCCATCGCTGGGCTGGCGTTCGCTCTCTTCCTGGTTGGCTGGGCCTACCAGCTGCAGAAGGGGCTCGTCGTCACCGGTCTCGGCGACTGGGGCAGCGGTGGCGGTGTCACCTGGGGCGTCTACATCGGCGCCTTCATCTGGTGGGTCGGGATCGCCCACGGCGGGATCATCCTCTCCGCAGCCGTCCGACTGCTCGGCATGGAGCGATACATGCCGGTCGCGCGGATGGCCGAACTCCTGACCCTCGGTGGCCTCTCCGCAGCCGGATTCTACATCCTCGTGCACATGGGACGTCCGGACCGCATGGTCACGAGTGTCATCAGCCACTATCACATCACGGTCCACAACTCACCGCTTGTGTGGGACGTGACGGTCATCACGGCGTACTTCGTCCTGACGGCGACGTACCTCGGGCTGACGATTCGCTACGACATCGTCCGTCTCCGTGATGACCTCCCGGACATCCTAGAACCCGTCTACAAGATTCTGACCTTCGGCTACTCGGAAGCCGAGGACGAGATCATCGAGCGGATGGTCTGGTGGATCGCCGCGGCGATCATCATCATGGCTCCGCTCTTGCTCCACGGCGGCGTTATCCCGTGGCTGTTCTCGCTCCTCGCGACCTACCCGATCTGGGACGGCGGCATTCAGGGGCCGATGTTCCTCGCGATCGCCCTCACGTCGGCGATCAGCGGTGTGACCATCGCCGCTGCCGCGTTCACGCGCGCGTACGATTGGCATCACATCATCACCCGTGACATCTTCCGCGGGCTCTTGCTCTGGCTCGGGTTCTTCAGCCTGATGCTGCTGTGGTTCCAGCTCCAGACGATCATCAACGGCGTCTACTTCCCTGGCGTGGCGGCACTCGAAGCCGCCCACGGCAAACTTCACGCGCCGCTGTACATGGTCTCGATGGGGCTGGTGGCCGGCAGTCTGATGTACATCTTCGCCCAGGCGCTTCGACCCGAACTCTTCACCAAGACGCGAGCGATCATCACCGCGTTCGCCGTGCTGTCGGCGACGCTGATCGAGAAGGTCCTGTTCGTCGTCGAGGGATTCCTCTACGTGCAGTTCAGTATGTACAGCGGGGTCCCCGGGACGTACGTGCCGAGCCTGATCGAGATCGCGTCGATCCTCGGCACGATCGGGATGGTCGCACTGATCTTCCTGTTCGTCTCGAAGATGATTCCGATCGTCGAACTCCACTCGATCGAGCACCTTCGTGGCGATCACGATGAGCACGGCTCGACGGAGGTGGAAGCATGA
- a CDS encoding amidohydrolase, with the protein MTEAADLVLLDGDVHTLAGATDGTGTVTIADEGESADVQEAIAIRDGEIVRVGRTVEIEHLKGVETTVIDCAGRTVVPGFIDAHTHMETQGLYLVHADLSDAASLDDALDELDRQAETGREWILGFGYDESEWPESRYPTREDLDAISEERPVVAMRVDMHTASLNSVALDRLLPDLPADDVRTADGEPTGVVVEDAATQVWGGSDDSDAETRELVTAAIDHATSLGVTGVHEKVRHSRAPRIYRELDRDGDLDCRVRLDYWSDHLETAIDVGLATNAGSDFVRTGGIKSFTDGSIGARTAKLFEPYEDLDGTGSDASEEGPDDGRGQWVVEPDELREVATRAVDYDFQLTVHAIGDEAIGAAVDVLADTETAPTARHRIEHVELATDEQLASMADAGIVASMQPNFHQWAQPGGLYDQRLGEGRRKRSNRLRAVLDAGAPLAFGSDSMPLDPLLGIHHAVNAPTASQRLSVTEAIRAYTIGAAYAGFDEDRLGTIEVGKRADLAVLSESPWDEPDGIDEIDVVATLVDGSLVFDDR; encoded by the coding sequence ATGACCGAGGCTGCAGATCTCGTCTTGCTCGACGGGGACGTCCACACCCTGGCGGGGGCGACCGACGGCACTGGCACAGTCACGATAGCCGACGAAGGGGAGTCAGCGGACGTTCAGGAGGCGATCGCGATTCGCGACGGCGAGATCGTCCGCGTCGGACGAACCGTCGAGATCGAACACCTCAAGGGCGTCGAGACGACCGTGATCGATTGTGCGGGACGAACGGTCGTACCGGGATTTATCGACGCACACACGCACATGGAAACGCAGGGCCTGTACCTTGTCCACGCGGATCTCTCCGACGCCGCGAGTCTCGACGACGCGCTCGACGAACTAGACCGTCAGGCCGAGACCGGCCGTGAGTGGATCCTCGGATTCGGCTACGACGAGAGCGAGTGGCCCGAATCGCGCTACCCGACACGGGAGGATCTGGACGCGATCAGCGAGGAACGGCCCGTCGTCGCGATGCGCGTCGATATGCACACCGCGTCGCTCAACTCCGTCGCGCTCGACCGATTGCTCCCCGACCTCCCGGCCGACGACGTCCGGACGGCAGACGGTGAGCCGACCGGTGTGGTCGTCGAGGACGCCGCAACTCAGGTCTGGGGTGGCTCGGACGACTCTGACGCGGAGACGCGTGAACTCGTGACGGCGGCGATCGACCACGCCACCTCGCTCGGGGTCACCGGCGTCCACGAGAAAGTTCGCCACTCCCGCGCGCCGCGAATCTACCGCGAACTGGATCGCGACGGCGACCTCGACTGTCGGGTCCGGCTCGATTACTGGAGCGATCATCTGGAGACGGCGATCGACGTCGGCCTCGCGACGAACGCGGGGAGTGACTTCGTCCGAACCGGCGGGATCAAGTCCTTCACCGACGGGAGTATCGGCGCCCGGACGGCGAAGCTCTTCGAACCGTACGAGGACCTCGACGGCACGGGATCCGACGCCAGCGAGGAGGGCCCCGACGACGGCCGCGGCCAGTGGGTCGTCGAGCCCGACGAACTCCGCGAGGTCGCTACCCGGGCCGTCGACTACGACTTCCAGCTGACCGTCCACGCGATCGGCGACGAGGCGATCGGGGCGGCGGTCGACGTCCTCGCCGACACGGAGACCGCACCGACCGCTCGTCACCGCATCGAACACGTCGAACTCGCGACCGACGAACAACTCGCCTCGATGGCCGACGCGGGGATCGTCGCGTCGATGCAGCCGAACTTCCACCAGTGGGCCCAGCCGGGCGGGCTGTACGACCAGCGCCTCGGCGAAGGGCGGCGAAAACGATCCAATCGGCTCCGAGCAGTCCTCGACGCGGGTGCCCCGCTCGCGTTCGGCTCCGATAGCATGCCGCTCGACCCGCTGCTCGGGATCCACCACGCCGTCAACGCACCGACGGCGTCCCAGCGACTCTCGGTGACTGAAGCCATTCGCGCGTACACCATCGGTGCGGCGTATGCCGGATTCGACGAGGACCGACTCGGGACGATCGAGGTGGGGAAGCGAGCCGATCTCGCCGTGCTCTCGGAGTCGCCCTGGGACGAACCGGATGGGATCGACGAGATCGATGTCGTGGCGACGCTCGTCGACGGCTCACTCGTCTTCGACGATCGCTGA
- the gatC gene encoding Asp-tRNA(Asn)/Glu-tRNA(Gln) amidotransferase subunit GatC — protein sequence MSEDAVTEKDVRHVASLARVALADDEVDRFTTQFEEILDAFETLEDVPSVERSAELTNVLRPDERRDSLSSAQALENAPETEDGRFKGPNVS from the coding sequence ATGAGCGAGGACGCCGTCACCGAAAAGGACGTCCGCCACGTCGCGTCCCTGGCACGGGTCGCACTCGCGGACGACGAAGTCGATCGGTTCACCACGCAGTTCGAGGAGATCCTCGACGCCTTCGAGACGCTCGAAGACGTCCCCTCGGTCGAACGGTCGGCCGAACTAACGAACGTCCTGCGGCCGGACGAGAGACGTGACTCGCTCTCGTCGGCACAAGCACTCGAGAACGCCCCGGAAACCGAAGATGGCCGCTTCAAAGGGCCGAACGTCTCCTGA
- a CDS encoding 4Fe-4S ferredoxin N-terminal domain-containing protein codes for MSTNTEDESFHPLGAEWESELTSMLDDTEHDTELGLAMAEDAQRLVAGELTEAEFQEKYHEQVLDEFGEDERPTADAIEELEDEDGGLVDALTSLADGDQSRRDVMKKMGVGGAALGVGALADGRDRDANAPSSGGDTSGTQWGMTIDLEVCDGCLSCMQACGEENNLDEGVNWMYVMAYEDDTVGAPENPDEASVKDWPYLVRPCQHCTDAPCEKVCPTTARHTRSKDGIVLTDYDVCIGCRYCQVACPYGVNYFQWDEPDVSQDAIAEQHSDMTGDHIHDYRDRPVDSRSPRGVMSKCTFCPSRQDGYGGEDKVGTTACMDACPPGAIQFGDVNEDGSDPSVYADYPAFGRAVENFFNGPGGAAPASPLPSIDEIESELGTTGEATLDEAFDLFQIDFVQSSYFSVNGYELIGTIRAITIIADDIELSNDLDRNRSMAAAVEEARAYNDALVAAGIDFESTEVRRTLNLGEETFGDARSTLKSVFGDEASAFNLLEEVGTSPNVTYIGNEPGPHAQQIPAEEIPEGKNVTQYSDITYSRADGSDASVVDNRMDVIEEETVRGL; via the coding sequence ATGAGCACGAATACAGAGGACGAATCGTTCCATCCACTCGGTGCTGAGTGGGAGTCAGAGCTCACGTCGATGCTCGACGATACCGAGCACGACACGGAGCTCGGACTCGCCATGGCCGAAGATGCCCAGCGACTCGTCGCTGGTGAACTGACGGAAGCCGAGTTTCAGGAAAAGTACCACGAACAGGTACTCGACGAGTTCGGCGAAGACGAGCGTCCGACGGCGGACGCGATCGAGGAGCTCGAAGACGAGGACGGCGGGCTCGTCGACGCTCTCACGTCGCTCGCTGATGGCGACCAGAGCCGACGTGACGTGATGAAGAAGATGGGCGTCGGCGGTGCCGCACTCGGCGTGGGTGCACTCGCTGACGGCCGAGACCGAGACGCCAACGCTCCCTCCTCCGGCGGTGACACCTCCGGAACGCAGTGGGGCATGACGATCGACCTCGAGGTCTGTGACGGCTGTCTCTCCTGCATGCAGGCGTGCGGCGAGGAGAACAACCTCGACGAGGGCGTCAACTGGATGTACGTCATGGCCTACGAGGACGACACCGTCGGGGCGCCGGAGAATCCCGACGAGGCCAGCGTCAAGGACTGGCCGTATCTCGTCCGGCCGTGTCAGCACTGTACTGACGCACCGTGTGAGAAGGTCTGCCCGACGACGGCTCGCCACACTCGAAGTAAGGACGGCATCGTCCTGACCGACTACGACGTCTGTATCGGCTGTCGCTACTGTCAGGTCGCCTGCCCGTACGGGGTCAATTACTTCCAGTGGGACGAACCCGACGTTAGTCAGGATGCGATCGCGGAACAGCACTCAGACATGACGGGCGATCACATCCACGACTACCGCGACCGACCGGTCGACAGCCGGTCCCCACGTGGCGTCATGAGCAAGTGTACGTTCTGCCCGAGTCGCCAGGACGGCTACGGTGGCGAAGACAAGGTCGGGACGACAGCCTGTATGGACGCCTGTCCGCCAGGCGCGATCCAGTTCGGTGACGTCAACGAGGACGGAAGCGATCCGAGCGTCTACGCCGACTACCCCGCGTTCGGTCGTGCCGTCGAGAACTTCTTCAACGGTCCGGGCGGCGCTGCACCAGCATCGCCCCTCCCGTCGATCGACGAGATCGAGTCGGAACTTGGAACGACCGGGGAGGCGACGCTCGACGAGGCGTTCGATCTCTTCCAGATCGACTTCGTCCAGTCGTCGTACTTCTCGGTGAACGGCTACGAACTGATCGGGACGATTCGAGCGATCACCATCATCGCCGACGACATCGAACTCTCCAACGATCTCGACCGGAATCGGTCGATGGCGGCTGCAGTCGAGGAAGCCCGCGCCTACAACGATGCGCTCGTCGCGGCCGGCATCGACTTCGAGTCGACCGAGGTCAGGCGTACGCTCAACCTCGGCGAGGAGACGTTCGGCGACGCTCGTAGCACCCTCAAATCCGTCTTTGGCGACGAGGCCTCGGCGTTCAACCTCCTGGAGGAGGTCGGAACGAGTCCGAACGTCACATACATCGGTAACGAACCGGGTCCACACGCCCAGCAGATCCCGGCGGAAGAGATCCCCGAGGGCAAAAACGTGACACAGTACTCGGACATTACGTACTCCCGGGCCGACGGCTCGGATGCTTCGGTCGTCGACAATCGTATGGACGTGATCGAAGAAGAAACCGTCCGGGGGCTCTAA
- the gatA gene encoding Asp-tRNA(Asn)/Glu-tRNA(Gln) amidotransferase subunit GatA → MMSDAFITETELGGAEDGVLAGKTIAIKDNISTEGVRTTCGSAMLEDYVPPYDATVVERVHDAGATIVGKANMDEFGMGTTTETSFVGPTDNPAAPGHVPGGSSGGSAAAVAAGDADLALGSDTGGSIRCPAAFCGVVGIKPTYGLVSRYGLIAYANSLEQIGPLAPTVSEAASLLDVIAGPDDCDATTRSDPGEGSYADAADGSVDGMTIGVPTQLVEGADEGVRETFESALESLEAQGATTTEVDLPSVEQAVEAYYVIAMSEASSNLARYDGVRYGHKSDTDGNWNESFAQTRSEGFGEEVKRRILLGTYALSAGYHDKYYAKAQQARDWIKQDFDRVLDDVDVLASPTMPVPPFELGESLDDPLALYLADANTVPVNLADLPAISVPAGETDGLPVGIQFVGPAFGERTIISVASALE, encoded by the coding sequence ATCATGTCCGACGCATTCATCACCGAAACCGAACTCGGCGGCGCCGAAGACGGTGTGCTCGCAGGGAAGACGATCGCAATCAAGGACAACATCTCCACGGAGGGCGTCAGAACGACCTGCGGGTCGGCCATGCTCGAAGACTACGTGCCACCGTACGACGCGACCGTGGTCGAACGCGTCCACGATGCGGGGGCGACGATCGTCGGGAAAGCCAACATGGACGAGTTCGGGATGGGGACGACGACCGAGACCTCGTTCGTCGGACCGACCGACAACCCGGCCGCACCGGGACACGTCCCCGGCGGCTCCTCCGGTGGCTCCGCGGCCGCCGTCGCGGCCGGCGACGCCGATCTCGCACTCGGGAGTGACACCGGCGGATCGATCCGGTGTCCGGCGGCGTTCTGCGGCGTCGTCGGCATCAAGCCGACCTACGGCCTCGTCTCTCGCTACGGGTTGATCGCGTACGCGAACAGCTTAGAACAGATCGGGCCGCTGGCACCGACCGTCTCCGAGGCGGCGTCGCTGCTCGACGTGATCGCCGGTCCCGACGACTGCGACGCGACCACGCGATCGGATCCGGGTGAGGGTTCCTACGCCGACGCGGCTGACGGGTCGGTCGACGGGATGACGATCGGCGTCCCGACGCAGCTCGTCGAAGGGGCCGACGAGGGGGTCCGGGAGACGTTCGAGAGCGCCCTCGAATCCCTCGAAGCACAGGGGGCGACGACGACCGAAGTCGACCTCCCCTCGGTCGAACAGGCCGTCGAGGCCTACTACGTGATCGCCATGTCCGAAGCCTCGTCGAACCTGGCTCGATACGACGGCGTCAGATACGGCCACAAGAGCGACACCGACGGCAACTGGAACGAGTCGTTCGCCCAGACGCGATCGGAAGGCTTCGGCGAAGAGGTGAAACGACGAATCCTGCTGGGTACGTACGCCCTCTCGGCAGGCTACCACGACAAGTACTACGCGAAAGCCCAGCAGGCACGTGACTGGATCAAACAGGATTTCGATCGCGTGCTAGACGACGTCGACGTCCTCGCCTCGCCGACGATGCCGGTCCCGCCGTTCGAACTCGGCGAGAGCCTCGACGATCCGCTCGCGCTCTACCTCGCCGACGCGAACACGGTCCCGGTCAATCTGGCCGACCTGCCGGCCATCTCTGTCCCCGCCGGTGAGACGGACGGCCTCCCCGTCGGCATCCAGTTCGTCGGCCCCGCGTTCGGCGAACGAACGATCATCTCGGTCGCCAGCGCCCTCGAATAA
- a CDS encoding NAD-dependent epimerase/dehydratase family protein translates to MDHALVIGGTRFIGRHLVEELLEHDYDVTLFNRGNHENPFADTDGVDHVQGDRTDDGDLVEAAAVEPDAVFDCVAYFPRDVRQATTVFDDVDAYVYISSGAAYGREDLPKREGFTPLCECTDEQAIADESDTYGPRKAEGDRAVFEAAADGVNAMSVRPPIVYGPHDYTERLDYWIDRIHRFDRVVLPGDGTNLWHRVYVEDVASGMRIVAEEGEPGESYNVGDQRAVTLRGMLELIDESLAAVDPDHEAGVELVTAGARELAAADLALEDFVLYRDPPHMLTTEKVAQLGWESTPLSEAMERTVDDHLASDRTGRENGPDRADEERILGVLDTLTE, encoded by the coding sequence ATGGACCATGCGCTCGTTATCGGCGGCACGCGCTTTATCGGTCGCCACCTGGTCGAGGAGTTGCTCGAACACGACTACGACGTGACGCTGTTCAACCGTGGGAATCACGAGAACCCGTTCGCCGACACCGACGGCGTCGACCACGTGCAGGGGGACCGGACCGACGACGGCGACCTCGTCGAGGCCGCTGCGGTCGAGCCGGACGCCGTCTTCGATTGCGTCGCGTACTTCCCGCGGGACGTCCGCCAGGCGACGACGGTGTTCGACGACGTCGACGCCTACGTCTACATCTCGAGCGGCGCTGCCTACGGCCGGGAGGACCTTCCGAAGCGCGAGGGGTTCACGCCACTTTGTGAGTGCACCGACGAGCAGGCCATCGCTGACGAGTCGGACACCTACGGACCGCGAAAGGCCGAGGGTGATCGCGCGGTCTTCGAGGCGGCCGCCGACGGCGTCAACGCGATGAGCGTTCGCCCGCCGATCGTCTACGGCCCCCACGACTACACCGAACGCCTCGACTACTGGATCGACCGCATTCACCGCTTCGACCGCGTGGTCCTCCCCGGCGACGGGACGAACCTCTGGCACCGCGTCTACGTCGAAGACGTCGCGAGCGGGATGCGGATCGTCGCCGAGGAGGGCGAACCCGGCGAGTCGTACAACGTCGGCGACCAGCGCGCCGTAACCCTACGTGGCATGCTCGAACTGATCGACGAGTCGCTCGCCGCCGTCGACCCCGACCACGAAGCGGGGGTCGAACTCGTCACCGCGGGCGCCCGCGAACTCGCTGCAGCCGACCTCGCGCTCGAGGACTTCGTCCTCTACCGAGACCCGCCCCACATGCTCACCACGGAGAAGGTCGCCCAGCTCGGCTGGGAGTCGACACCACTGTCTGAGGCGATGGAGCGAACGGTCGACGACCACCTCGCGTCGGATCGAACCGGCCGGGAAAACGGTCCCGACCGAGCTGACGAAGAGCGAATTCTCGGCGTCCTCGATACGCTGACGGAGTAA
- a CDS encoding asparagine synthase C-terminal domain-containing protein, producing the protein MTGPTDLTFGSDHGTSQVVRRAIETGEALPGTGGFAGVVDGRLVRDVLGRVPLFVESSAVESDDTSDAGERSWHLSEHPVEQSDWSHRPASLSEPVPVPAGTVDGRPTWSLPDPDPVADADQVLTELDCAIRQRTRQHSGDNVGVAFSGGVDSALLAAHVDAPLYVVGFPDSHDIEAAEAAAEALGRTDDLHVTELTLDDVERAVPTVAAAIGRTNAMDVSIATAVYLVASAAAAEGVQSLVLGQGADELFGGYEKVHRLDHRVEANTVAGAVRELLSSLPDQLARDVLAVTAAGVDPVVPYLSDEVVGPALSMPTDLYGTESARKQALRRLAHESLPESIATREKKAFQYGSLVSRELDRLARQAGFKRRMDDHVGQYIDSRIDGTSEN; encoded by the coding sequence ATGACGGGCCCGACCGACCTCACGTTCGGCTCCGACCACGGGACGTCACAGGTCGTCCGACGGGCCATCGAAACCGGCGAGGCGCTCCCGGGAACCGGCGGCTTTGCCGGCGTCGTCGACGGGCGACTCGTCCGCGACGTGCTCGGTCGGGTACCTCTCTTCGTCGAGTCGAGTGCAGTCGAGTCCGACGACACGAGCGACGCGGGCGAGCGCTCGTGGCACCTGTCCGAGCACCCCGTCGAACAGTCCGATTGGAGTCACCGTCCAGCCTCGCTCTCGGAACCGGTCCCCGTCCCGGCCGGCACCGTGGACGGGCGACCGACCTGGTCGCTTCCCGATCCCGACCCTGTTGCCGACGCCGATCAGGTCCTGACGGAGCTCGACTGCGCCATCCGTCAGCGAACGCGCCAACACAGTGGCGACAACGTGGGCGTGGCGTTCTCTGGCGGCGTCGACTCCGCACTGCTGGCCGCACACGTCGACGCGCCACTGTACGTCGTCGGCTTCCCCGACAGCCACGACATCGAGGCGGCCGAAGCCGCGGCCGAGGCACTCGGCCGCACCGACGACCTCCACGTGACCGAGCTCACGCTCGACGACGTCGAACGGGCGGTCCCCACGGTCGCAGCCGCGATCGGGCGCACGAACGCGATGGACGTCTCGATCGCGACGGCCGTCTACCTCGTCGCCAGCGCCGCCGCGGCCGAGGGCGTCCAGTCGCTCGTGCTCGGTCAGGGCGCAGACGAACTGTTCGGCGGCTACGAGAAGGTACACCGACTCGACCATCGCGTCGAGGCGAACACGGTGGCCGGGGCCGTCCGAGAACTGCTCTCGTCGCTCCCCGACCAGCTGGCCCGTGACGTCCTCGCGGTAACTGCCGCCGGCGTCGATCCGGTCGTCCCGTACCTCTCAGACGAGGTCGTCGGCCCAGCACTCTCCATGCCGACGGACCTGTACGGCACGGAATCCGCCAGAAAGCAGGCACTCAGACGGCTCGCTCACGAGTCCCTTCCCGAGTCGATCGCCACCCGTGAGAAGAAGGCATTCCAGTACGGCAGCCTCGTCTCACGGGAACTCGACCGCCTCGCCCGGCAGGCCGGGTTCAAGCGACGGATGGACGACCACGTCGGACAGTACATCGACTCGCGGATCGACGGTACCAGTGAGAACTAG
- a CDS encoding NRDE family protein, translating into MCTFILAWQVFAEAPVVAAATRDEALDRPAEPPGRYRGDPVVVAPRDAEAGGTWIGVNEHGVLVALTNRWTDAELAGERSRGKLVADALASESATAAGRLVEESVADAEYDGFYLAIADAETATIHAWDGTLDRVELDPGVHVLVNVGRSVEPQIPSAREELGREQAESAVAVRTALAPATDETAEAWLDRASGVMADHDYGVCKHGDSYGTRSASLVSIGRSITYEYADGPPCETPFESIDVESHI; encoded by the coding sequence ATGTGCACGTTCATCCTCGCGTGGCAGGTGTTCGCGGAGGCACCCGTCGTCGCGGCTGCCACGCGCGACGAAGCGCTCGATCGACCCGCCGAGCCGCCGGGTCGGTATCGTGGGGATCCGGTCGTCGTCGCGCCGCGCGACGCCGAGGCCGGTGGCACCTGGATCGGCGTCAACGAACACGGGGTACTCGTCGCGCTCACGAACCGCTGGACCGACGCTGAACTGGCAGGTGAGCGATCACGCGGGAAGCTGGTCGCGGATGCACTCGCGAGCGAGTCGGCGACGGCGGCCGGCCGCCTCGTCGAGGAATCCGTCGCAGACGCCGAGTACGATGGGTTCTACCTGGCGATTGCGGACGCCGAGACGGCGACGATACACGCCTGGGACGGGACGCTCGATCGAGTCGAGCTCGACCCTGGTGTACACGTGCTGGTCAACGTCGGACGGTCGGTCGAGCCCCAGATCCCGTCGGCCCGTGAGGAACTGGGGCGGGAACAGGCGGAGAGCGCCGTCGCCGTCCGGACCGCACTCGCGCCAGCCACCGACGAGACTGCCGAAGCGTGGCTCGATCGTGCCAGCGGCGTGATGGCCGATCACGACTACGGCGTCTGCAAACACGGCGACTCCTACGGCACGCGTTCGGCCTCACTCGTCTCGATCGGGCGGTCCATTACGTACGAATACGCCGATGGCCCGCCCTGCGAGACGCCATTCGAGTCGATCGACGTCGAAAGCCACATTTAA